A single region of the Vicia villosa cultivar HV-30 ecotype Madison, WI linkage group LG4, Vvil1.0, whole genome shotgun sequence genome encodes:
- the LOC131594258 gene encoding sodium transporter HKT1-like isoform X1, with protein sequence MKNNFAKNSQHLYTFFPSKFHFNNFFIQLFYFIILSLFGYLGLKFSIPRSSTKPNDLDLFYTSVSASTVSSMTSIEMEVFSNSQLILLTFLMLVGGEVFTSMLQLFLDRFFHFTQNHSLKNESPPININQIELGLVSIPQSENHTQSNNNNNINNKDKIKYNSLRYLSYVVLSYLMIVQFFGFSLVTLYLTYIPSAKHVLENKGIKIETFSLFTIVSTFASCGYVPTNENMIVFKKNSGLLLLILPHILLGNTLYPSCLRLFITLLKKVTKREEFSYLLKNSKEMGYDHLLSRTHCWNLVLTVFGFNIIQFVLFCSMEWSSEIMEGLNLYQKVVASLFQVTNARHSGESVFDLSTISSAILVLFIVMMYLPPYTTFLPVRDHTNIDVKKDQKSLVECVVFSQLSYLVIFIILICITERQSLKEDPLNFNVLNITLEVISAYGNVGFSTGYSCSRQLKPDSMCKDSWIGFSGRWSTKGKFILILVMFFGRLKKFNMNGGKAWHLS encoded by the exons ATGAAGAACAACTTTGCCAAAAACTCACAACACCTTTATACTTTCTTTCCTAGCAAATTCCATTTCAACAACTTCTTCATTCAACTCTTTTATTTCATTATCCTATCTCTCTTTGGTTACTTGGGTCTCAAGTTTTCAATCCCAAGATCATCTACTAAACCAAATGATTTAGATCTTTTTTACACTTCTGTTTCTGCTTCCACCGTTTCTAGCATGACATCAATAGAAATGGAAGTTTTCTCTAACTCCCAACTCATTCTTCTCACCTTTCTTATGTTAGTTGGTGGTGAAGTTTTCACTTCCATGCTTCAACTTTTTCTTGACAGGTTCTTCCATTTCACCCAAAATCATTCTCTCAAAAATGAATCCCCTCCAATTAATATTAATCAAATTGAACTTGGTTTAGTTTCTATTCCTCAGTCAGAAAACCATAcacaaagtaataataataataatattaacaataaagataaaataaagtataattcTCTTAGGTATTTAAGTTATGTAGTTTTGAGTTATCTTATGATTGTTCAGTTTTTTGGTTTTAGTTTAGTGACTTTGTACTTAACCTATATACCAAGTGCAAAACATGTACTAGAAAACAAAGGCATCAAGATAGAAAcattttctttatttaccatAGTTTCAACATTTGCAAGCTGTGGTTATGTACCAACCAATGAGAACATGATTGTTTTCAAGAAGAATTCAGGTCTTCTTCTTCTTATACTTCCACATATACTCTTAGGTAACACCCTCTATCCATCATGTTTGAGGCTTTTCATAACACTTTTGAAGAAAGTTACTAAAAGAGAAGAATTCTCTTACTTGTTGAAGAACTCAAAGGAAATGGGTTATGACCATTTGTTATCTCGTACTCATTGTTGGAACCTTGTTCTCACTGTCTTCGGTTTCAATATAATTCAATTTGTATTGTTTTGTTCCATGGAGTGGAGTTCAGAGATTATGGAGGGACTAAATCTGTACCAAAAAGTGGTTGCGTCTTTGTTTCAAGTTACAAACGCTAGACATTCCGGTGAATCTGTTTTCGATCTTTCCACCATCTCTTCAGCTATATTGGTGCTCTTCATTGTCATGAT GTATCTCCCACCATATACAACATTTTTACCTGTAAGGGACCACACAAATATTGACGTGAAGAAAGACCAGAAAAGCTTAGTGGAGTGTGTTGTATTCTCTCAACTCTCTTATTTGGTTATTTTCATTATTCTCATTTGCATCACTGAGAGACAAAGCTTAAAAGAAGATCCTCTCAACTTTAACGTCTTGAATATTACCCTAGAAGTTATCAG TGCTTATGGGAATGTAGGGTTCTCAACAGGATATAGCTGCTCAAGACAATTGAAACCTGATTCAATGTGCAAAGATTCATggattggattttctggtagaTGGAGTACAAAAGGGAAATTCATACTTATCTTGGTCATGTTCTTTGGGAGACTCAAGAAATTCAATATGAATGGAGGCAAAGCCTGGCACCTCTCCTAA
- the LOC131594258 gene encoding sodium transporter HKT1-like isoform X2, with amino-acid sequence MKNNFAKNSQHLYTFFPSKFHFNNFFIQLFYFIILSLFGYLGLKFSIPRSSTKPNDLDLFYTSVSASTVSSMTSIEMEVFSNSQLILLTFLMLVGGEVFTSMLQLFLDRFFHFTQNHSLKNESPPININQIELGLVSIPQSENHTQSNNNNNINNKDKIKYNSLRYLSYVVLSYLMIVQFFGFSLVTLYLTYIPSAKHVLENKGIKIETFSLFTIVSTFASCGYVPTNENMIVFKKNSGLLLLILPHILLGNTLYPSCLRLFITLLKKVTKREEFSYLLKNSKEMGYDHLLSRTHCWNLVLTVFGFNIIQFVLFCSMEWSSEIMEGLNLYQKVVASLFQVTNARHSGESVFDLSTISSAILVLFIVMIAYGNVGFSTGYSCSRQLKPDSMCKDSWIGFSGRWSTKGKFILILVMFFGRLKKFNMNGGKAWHLS; translated from the exons ATGAAGAACAACTTTGCCAAAAACTCACAACACCTTTATACTTTCTTTCCTAGCAAATTCCATTTCAACAACTTCTTCATTCAACTCTTTTATTTCATTATCCTATCTCTCTTTGGTTACTTGGGTCTCAAGTTTTCAATCCCAAGATCATCTACTAAACCAAATGATTTAGATCTTTTTTACACTTCTGTTTCTGCTTCCACCGTTTCTAGCATGACATCAATAGAAATGGAAGTTTTCTCTAACTCCCAACTCATTCTTCTCACCTTTCTTATGTTAGTTGGTGGTGAAGTTTTCACTTCCATGCTTCAACTTTTTCTTGACAGGTTCTTCCATTTCACCCAAAATCATTCTCTCAAAAATGAATCCCCTCCAATTAATATTAATCAAATTGAACTTGGTTTAGTTTCTATTCCTCAGTCAGAAAACCATAcacaaagtaataataataataatattaacaataaagataaaataaagtataattcTCTTAGGTATTTAAGTTATGTAGTTTTGAGTTATCTTATGATTGTTCAGTTTTTTGGTTTTAGTTTAGTGACTTTGTACTTAACCTATATACCAAGTGCAAAACATGTACTAGAAAACAAAGGCATCAAGATAGAAAcattttctttatttaccatAGTTTCAACATTTGCAAGCTGTGGTTATGTACCAACCAATGAGAACATGATTGTTTTCAAGAAGAATTCAGGTCTTCTTCTTCTTATACTTCCACATATACTCTTAGGTAACACCCTCTATCCATCATGTTTGAGGCTTTTCATAACACTTTTGAAGAAAGTTACTAAAAGAGAAGAATTCTCTTACTTGTTGAAGAACTCAAAGGAAATGGGTTATGACCATTTGTTATCTCGTACTCATTGTTGGAACCTTGTTCTCACTGTCTTCGGTTTCAATATAATTCAATTTGTATTGTTTTGTTCCATGGAGTGGAGTTCAGAGATTATGGAGGGACTAAATCTGTACCAAAAAGTGGTTGCGTCTTTGTTTCAAGTTACAAACGCTAGACATTCCGGTGAATCTGTTTTCGATCTTTCCACCATCTCTTCAGCTATATTGGTGCTCTTCATTGTCATGAT TGCTTATGGGAATGTAGGGTTCTCAACAGGATATAGCTGCTCAAGACAATTGAAACCTGATTCAATGTGCAAAGATTCATggattggattttctggtagaTGGAGTACAAAAGGGAAATTCATACTTATCTTGGTCATGTTCTTTGGGAGACTCAAGAAATTCAATATGAATGGAGGCAAAGCCTGGCACCTCTCCTAA